One stretch of Chryseobacterium sp. LJ668 DNA includes these proteins:
- a CDS encoding TonB-dependent receptor, with the protein MKGLFFLGLTVSSLSFAQTQNADSLKIREIEAVNFTRRLPVAKEIINVQKDLDSRNLGQDLPILLKNQTSIISTSDAGNGVGYTGFRIRGVAGRGINVMMNGVPFNDSESQGTFFVNVPDLTSSASQIVIQRGVGTSNTGVSAFGASINVISKEPEEKFYLKTDDSYGSFNTYKYSAEVGSGKFWKNRLSVMGRYTHIHSDGYIDRAFSDLNSYNFTALFEEGKTKLRLMAFGGKEKTYQAWNGVDRKTWETNPTYNISGAIYDANWENVVGFYDNETDNYRQNHYQLLWEQGLNERWSLETTLHYTKGRGYYENYKQGDPYARYNLPDFNGEEYSDFIRKKWLNNDFFGIVSTLYGKFENVDLNFGVVGNQYYGRHYGNVTGVFIPQIDTHEYYRNRSVKNEMAGFAKALVKVNDFEFFGDLQLRNIDYDTKILMEGDSEGADLDKNWLFFNPKAGVNYKLGNGKVFVSYAHAQREPNRDDLIANPDVQSEKLHDFEAGIEKQFGKIAFTANLYYMYYLNQLVLNGQISNIGEFIRTNSGKSYRRGVEIGALAKLSKQWEISGNVSVSQNRNLDFRIENETGITELGNTEISFSPNLVANLSLKFNPTKNFQLSLMNQFVGKQYLDNTETQDLQLDDYFLTDFNAQYDFKIAKHDVALKLLVNNIFNQKYVNNGYVYDGPIYFSQAGTNFMFGISWKIQ; encoded by the coding sequence ATGAAAGGATTATTTTTTTTAGGACTTACTGTAAGTTCTTTAAGTTTTGCGCAAACGCAGAATGCAGATTCTCTGAAAATCAGAGAAATCGAAGCTGTCAACTTTACCAGGCGGCTTCCCGTAGCCAAAGAAATCATCAATGTACAGAAAGATCTTGACAGCCGAAATCTCGGACAGGATTTACCGATTCTCTTAAAAAATCAAACTTCAATTATCTCAACTTCCGATGCTGGAAACGGTGTAGGTTACACAGGTTTCAGAATCCGTGGAGTTGCCGGAAGAGGAATTAATGTCATGATGAATGGTGTTCCGTTCAATGATTCTGAAAGCCAGGGAACTTTTTTTGTCAATGTTCCGGATTTAACCAGCTCAGCATCACAGATTGTGATTCAAAGAGGGGTTGGAACTTCCAATACCGGGGTTTCTGCTTTTGGAGCAAGCATCAATGTAATTTCAAAGGAACCGGAAGAAAAGTTTTACCTAAAAACTGATGACAGTTACGGATCATTCAATACCTACAAATATTCGGCTGAGGTAGGTTCCGGGAAATTCTGGAAAAACCGCCTTTCTGTGATGGGAAGATATACTCATATTCATTCTGACGGATATATAGACCGTGCTTTTTCCGATTTAAATTCATACAATTTTACAGCTCTGTTTGAAGAAGGAAAAACCAAACTTCGTCTAATGGCTTTTGGCGGAAAAGAAAAAACCTACCAGGCATGGAATGGAGTCGACAGAAAAACATGGGAAACAAATCCTACATACAATATTTCAGGAGCGATTTATGATGCAAACTGGGAAAATGTTGTTGGATTTTATGATAACGAAACCGATAATTACAGACAAAACCATTATCAATTACTTTGGGAACAAGGGCTGAATGAAAGATGGAGTTTAGAAACCACTTTGCACTACACAAAAGGAAGAGGATATTACGAAAACTACAAGCAGGGAGATCCTTACGCAAGATACAATTTGCCTGATTTTAATGGTGAAGAGTATTCAGATTTTATCAGAAAAAAATGGCTGAATAATGATTTCTTCGGAATTGTTTCTACACTATACGGAAAATTTGAAAATGTAGATTTAAATTTTGGAGTGGTTGGAAATCAATATTATGGAAGACATTACGGTAATGTGACCGGAGTTTTTATTCCTCAGATTGACACCCACGAATATTACAGAAACCGTTCTGTGAAAAACGAAATGGCAGGTTTTGCTAAAGCTCTAGTTAAAGTAAATGATTTCGAATTCTTTGGAGATTTACAGTTGAGAAATATCGATTATGATACTAAAATATTAATGGAAGGAGATAGTGAAGGTGCAGATTTAGATAAAAACTGGCTATTTTTTAATCCAAAAGCTGGTGTGAACTACAAATTGGGCAACGGAAAAGTGTTCGTTTCTTATGCTCATGCCCAGCGCGAGCCGAATCGTGATGACTTGATTGCAAATCCGGATGTACAATCGGAAAAACTGCATGATTTTGAGGCGGGAATAGAAAAGCAGTTTGGGAAAATTGCTTTCACGGCTAATCTTTATTATATGTATTATCTGAATCAGTTGGTTCTCAACGGGCAAATCAGCAATATTGGAGAATTTATCAGAACCAATTCCGGGAAGAGCTACAGAAGAGGAGTTGAGATTGGTGCTTTGGCAAAACTTTCAAAACAATGGGAAATCTCAGGAAATGTAAGCGTGAGTCAAAATAGAAATCTTGATTTCAGAATTGAAAACGAAACAGGAATTACCGAATTAGGAAATACTGAAATTTCTTTTTCTCCAAACTTAGTTGCTAATCTGAGTCTTAAATTTAATCCAACCAAAAATTTCCAGTTGTCTTTGATGAATCAGTTTGTAGGGAAGCAGTATTTAGACAATACAGAAACTCAGGATTTGCAGCTTGATGATTATTTTCTGACTGACTTTAATGCACAATATGATTTTAAAATAGCAAAACACGATGTTGCGTTAAAACTTTTGGTCAACAATATTTTTAATCAGAAATATGTCAATAATGGTTACGTTTACGATGGACCCATCTATTTTTCTCAGGCAGGAACCAACTTTATGTTTGGGATCAGCTGGAAAATCCAGTAA
- a CDS encoding HU domain-containing protein → MNISAYILDYLKQFRTVTVPNFGVFSLENSKAVINSENGSILPPSTKIAFHSDYQVFSDDLARFISNQKAISKEAADNELQIQTDFWKKKLQAEQVLEIQNLGTIFIEDGQLHFKGNRLESDHPDFYGLEEIHFSDINRGETLESPQNNEQDYQFNKSILWIFLFIVPVLGMLYLAYTQQELIFGNKSFDSLSAKTKTKRIEEKIPVKIDSAQLKRADSVKAFKIDSLRKDSISKKAVKTWKPKYKKRKSRWQK, encoded by the coding sequence ATGAATATTTCAGCTTACATTTTAGACTATCTGAAACAATTTCGGACTGTTACAGTACCGAACTTTGGAGTATTTTCTCTGGAAAATTCTAAAGCAGTCATCAACTCAGAAAACGGAAGTATTCTTCCGCCGTCCACAAAAATTGCATTTCACTCAGATTATCAGGTTTTTTCTGATGATTTGGCGAGGTTTATAAGCAATCAGAAGGCAATTTCAAAAGAAGCGGCAGATAATGAATTGCAGATTCAGACCGATTTTTGGAAGAAAAAACTTCAGGCCGAGCAGGTTCTGGAAATTCAGAATCTCGGGACAATTTTTATCGAAGACGGGCAGCTTCATTTTAAAGGAAACCGACTGGAATCTGATCATCCTGATTTTTATGGGTTAGAAGAGATTCATTTTTCAGACATCAACCGCGGAGAAACTTTAGAAAGTCCTCAAAATAATGAACAAGATTATCAATTCAACAAATCAATACTTTGGATTTTCCTTTTTATCGTTCCGGTACTAGGAATGCTCTACTTGGCATACACACAGCAGGAACTTATTTTTGGAAACAAATCTTTCGATTCTCTTTCTGCAAAGACAAAAACGAAAAGAATCGAAGAGAAAATTCCTGTAAAAATAGATTCTGCACAATTGAAAAGAGCAGACTCTGTGAAAGCTTTTAAAATAGATTCTTTACGAAAAGACTCTATCAGCAAAAAAGCTGTGAAAACCTGGAAACCCAAGTACAAAAAAAGAAAATCAAGATGGCAAAAATAA
- a CDS encoding acyl-CoA thioesterase, which yields MAKIKKASESLTIMTNIVLPNDTNQLRNLFGGELLARMDRCASISATRHCERRVVTASVNHVSFDHPIPEGGIVVMESKVSRAFSTSMEIYVDVWLDDPINHKKIQTNKGIYTFVAVDEFNRPIPIPQMEPETELEIERFDAALRRKELSLILSGRMKPSDSVELKKLFQDPS from the coding sequence ATGGCAAAAATAAAAAAAGCGTCAGAATCTCTTACGATTATGACCAATATCGTGCTTCCCAATGATACCAATCAGCTAAGAAACCTTTTCGGAGGAGAATTGCTTGCAAGAATGGATCGTTGTGCGTCCATCTCAGCAACTAGACATTGTGAAAGAAGAGTGGTAACGGCATCTGTAAACCATGTTTCATTTGACCACCCCATTCCGGAAGGAGGTATCGTTGTGATGGAATCTAAAGTTTCTCGGGCATTTTCTACTTCAATGGAGATTTATGTGGATGTATGGCTAGACGATCCCATCAATCATAAAAAAATACAGACCAATAAAGGAATTTACACTTTCGTAGCGGTAGATGAATTCAACAGGCCTATTCCCATTCCTCAGATGGAGCCGGAAACAGAGCTTGAAATTGAAAGGTTTGACGCTGCTTTACGAAGAAAAGAACTTTCGTTGATTCTTTCAGGAAGAATGAAGCCATCCGACTCTGTGGAGCTTAAAAAGCTTTTTCAGGATCCTTCTTAA
- a CDS encoding 2-hydroxyacid dehydrogenase, which produces MKILLLDKNHPLITEQLLAKNFILDTDFTSSYNEVCEKIEEYEGVIIRSRIPLDKNFLEKAKNLKFIARVGAGMENIDIPIAEKLGIQLINSPEGNRDSVAEHVVGMLLILMNRLFIASNEVKNGIWLREENRGDELLGKTVGIIGYGNMGKATAKRLSGFGCKVIFHDILANLSDEFATQVSLEELKDKAEVLSLHIPLTDSTNYLVDAEFISEMKNDFYLVNTARGKNVDTRSLVEALKSGKIKGACLDVLEYEKASFENLDAATSLNTSENGVLQYLLNSEKAIVTPHIAGWTHQSKEKLAQVIVDKIVASFSH; this is translated from the coding sequence ATGAAGATTCTCCTTTTAGATAAAAATCATCCGCTCATCACTGAGCAGCTTTTAGCCAAAAATTTTATTTTGGATACAGATTTTACATCTTCTTATAATGAAGTTTGCGAAAAAATTGAAGAGTATGAGGGAGTTATTATTAGAAGCAGAATTCCATTAGATAAAAACTTTTTAGAAAAAGCAAAAAATCTGAAATTCATCGCAAGAGTAGGAGCCGGAATGGAAAATATTGATATTCCTATTGCTGAAAAGTTGGGGATTCAATTAATTAATTCTCCGGAAGGAAATAGAGATTCTGTGGCAGAACATGTTGTCGGAATGCTTCTGATTTTAATGAACCGACTTTTCATCGCGTCCAACGAAGTAAAAAACGGAATCTGGCTACGTGAAGAAAACCGTGGTGATGAATTATTAGGAAAAACAGTTGGCATTATCGGTTATGGAAACATGGGAAAGGCTACTGCAAAAAGACTTTCGGGTTTTGGTTGTAAAGTGATTTTTCATGATATTCTTGCAAATCTTTCTGATGAATTTGCAACGCAGGTTTCATTAGAAGAATTAAAAGATAAGGCTGAGGTTTTGAGTCTGCATATTCCTTTGACGGATTCAACAAATTATTTAGTAGATGCTGAATTTATTTCTGAGATGAAAAATGACTTCTATTTGGTCAATACCGCAAGAGGAAAGAATGTTGATACAAGAAGTCTTGTTGAAGCTTTAAAATCCGGGAAGATCAAAGGTGCTTGTTTGGATGTTTTAGAATACGAAAAAGCATCTTTTGAAAATCTGGATGCCGCAACTTCGCTTAACACAAGTGAAAATGGAGTTCTACAATATCTTTTAAACTCAGAAAAAGCCATTGTAACACCGCATATAGCAGGTTGGACACATCAGAGCAAAGAAAAACTGGCACAGGTAATTGTTGATAAAATTGTGGCTTCGTTCTCACATTAA
- a CDS encoding serine hydrolase domain-containing protein — MKKFTFVLVATLFLFFFSCKNKSENKDFLTENSTDLPNYSNVDLGKVFSPQDGILSNKDFIINYIDQYYKKVWEGSDLSGGLLVAKGNDILFENYRGFGREGKQMPIDKNTPLHVASVSKTLTAMAMLKLVEAGKIKLSDHLTQFFPGFPYPNVTVQTLLDQRSGLPKYEYFITKIQPAPAELSKKYITNHDILNMIIKYKPELARDTDTGFMYCNTNFALLALLIEKVTKTPFPQAMQEMIFTPLKMKNSFIFQEKDVITAAQSFYYGGNRLYPLDRLDLIYGDKNVYTTPRDLFSFSKAMYSKDFLKPELMQMVFAPYSNEKAGQNNYGLGFRMKIFDNGEKLTYHNGWWHGTNSVFAHLLKSKVTIVAIGNKYSGKVYSALALSGLFEDFPPQKDKLNHIMNDNKDTLKTGTEVFGE, encoded by the coding sequence ATGAAGAAGTTTACTTTTGTACTCGTTGCAACCTTATTTTTATTCTTTTTTTCCTGTAAAAACAAATCTGAAAACAAAGATTTTCTCACAGAGAATAGTACAGATCTTCCAAATTACAGTAATGTAGATCTGGGGAAAGTGTTTTCACCACAAGACGGTATTCTTTCAAATAAAGATTTTATCATTAATTATATAGACCAATATTATAAAAAAGTATGGGAGGGAAGTGATCTCAGTGGCGGACTCTTAGTTGCAAAAGGGAACGATATTTTGTTTGAAAACTACAGAGGTTTTGGAAGAGAAGGTAAGCAGATGCCAATTGATAAAAACACACCTTTGCATGTTGCATCAGTTTCTAAAACATTAACAGCAATGGCAATGCTGAAACTGGTAGAGGCAGGAAAAATAAAATTATCAGATCATTTAACACAGTTTTTTCCGGGATTTCCTTATCCGAATGTTACTGTCCAGACTTTATTAGATCAAAGAAGCGGACTTCCTAAGTACGAATATTTTATAACAAAAATTCAACCGGCTCCGGCAGAACTGTCAAAAAAGTACATCACCAATCATGATATTCTGAATATGATTATCAAATATAAACCCGAATTGGCAAGAGATACCGACACGGGTTTTATGTACTGTAATACCAACTTTGCTCTTTTGGCCTTGCTAATCGAGAAAGTAACGAAAACTCCTTTTCCTCAAGCAATGCAGGAAATGATTTTCACACCGTTAAAAATGAAAAATAGTTTTATTTTTCAGGAGAAAGACGTCATTACGGCAGCGCAGTCTTTTTATTATGGTGGGAATAGACTTTATCCTTTAGACCGTTTAGACCTGATTTACGGAGATAAAAATGTATACACAACCCCAAGAGATCTTTTCAGTTTCTCTAAAGCCATGTATTCAAAAGATTTTTTGAAGCCTGAATTGATGCAGATGGTTTTTGCACCCTACAGTAATGAAAAAGCAGGACAGAATAATTACGGATTAGGATTCAGGATGAAAATTTTTGATAACGGTGAGAAATTAACGTATCATAACGGTTGGTGGCATGGTACAAACTCTGTTTTTGCCCACCTTTTAAAATCAAAAGTGACGATCGTTGCAATTGGCAATAAATATTCGGGAAAAGTATATTCTGCATTAGCACTTTCGGGACTGTTTGAAGATTTTCCACCTCAGAAAGATAAGCTTAATCATATCATGAATGATAATAAAGATACATTAAAAACCGGAACCGAGGTTTTTGGAGAATAA
- a CDS encoding Ig-like domain-containing domain, translating to MKRFLLLFIIGILAHSCARVGSPVGGPKDTLAPKFLSSNIDTTRVNVKTDIKELRIDFDEYITLKDINKNLIISPPIKNIKRILPSNIANRYLIIQWTDTLQANTTYNFNFGNAIVDNSESNVLRYFNFAFSTGEKLDDLYVSGDVKDALAIKKENSSENKMVVGLYQLKDTINYRQKPYYITRVDDDGYFELNYLSPGKYKIVAFDDENENSIFDAGKEKIGFRKDTVNIEKSISGLNIKLYPTKRPFKKPELKEFPGGILMAFEGNPTDVKVFSKNEKLQDIKVTHTPKSDSVKIWFDAVKSNVGQTVTENLKFGYEADGKKDSTSVFYKYNAKNAMDINSDNGGNMLPPNTDFKITSNYFVDKINPEKWVLKSDSLTTQNFTAKISETNPYQILISSDFIAGKKYQLTIPKETVSSFYAKSTQSKRFDFEADKIENYGSLTFNLTNAPSSKYWIQLLDASEKAVYQKYTSGSTVVFNVVKPGEYIVKILVDNNGNKHWDEADFVNQTFAEDSYLYYKMVIARPLWESKEDWDLNDKRVFDGIKATKPATKDEEQIPTNINKNNITPGNSNRTRLNETPRPLTR from the coding sequence ATGAAAAGATTTCTTCTCTTATTCATTATCGGTATTCTTGCGCATTCGTGTGCAAGAGTAGGCTCACCAGTTGGAGGTCCGAAGGATACTTTAGCACCGAAATTTTTAAGTTCAAATATTGATACAACCCGTGTAAATGTAAAAACAGATATCAAAGAACTGCGGATTGATTTTGATGAATATATCACACTGAAAGATATCAACAAAAACTTAATTATCTCCCCGCCAATCAAGAATATCAAAAGAATCCTGCCTTCCAATATTGCCAATAGATATCTGATTATTCAATGGACAGATACGCTTCAGGCCAATACCACCTACAATTTTAACTTCGGAAATGCCATCGTTGACAATAGTGAGTCTAATGTTTTAAGATATTTTAATTTTGCTTTTTCTACTGGAGAAAAACTGGATGATCTGTACGTAAGTGGTGATGTGAAAGATGCTTTAGCCATAAAAAAAGAAAATAGCAGCGAAAATAAGATGGTGGTAGGATTGTACCAACTAAAAGATACCATCAATTACAGGCAGAAGCCTTATTATATAACAAGAGTTGATGATGATGGCTATTTTGAGCTCAATTATCTCTCACCCGGAAAGTATAAAATTGTAGCATTTGATGATGAGAATGAAAACTCAATCTTCGATGCCGGCAAAGAAAAAATAGGTTTCAGAAAAGACACCGTGAATATTGAAAAATCAATTTCCGGTTTGAATATAAAATTATATCCCACAAAAAGACCTTTTAAAAAGCCTGAATTGAAAGAGTTTCCCGGTGGTATTCTGATGGCTTTTGAAGGAAATCCTACCGATGTTAAAGTCTTTTCTAAAAACGAGAAACTGCAGGATATTAAAGTAACACATACCCCAAAATCAGATTCTGTGAAGATTTGGTTTGATGCCGTGAAAAGCAATGTGGGTCAGACGGTAACCGAAAATCTTAAATTCGGCTATGAAGCTGACGGTAAAAAAGACTCCACTTCTGTTTTTTATAAGTACAATGCTAAAAACGCGATGGATATCAACAGTGATAACGGCGGAAATATGCTTCCTCCCAATACAGATTTTAAAATTACGTCTAACTATTTTGTTGATAAGATTAATCCGGAAAAATGGGTTTTAAAAAGCGACAGCTTAACAACTCAAAATTTTACAGCAAAAATTTCAGAGACAAATCCTTATCAGATATTGATCAGTTCAGACTTTATTGCAGGAAAAAAATATCAGTTGACAATTCCGAAAGAAACAGTTTCTTCTTTCTATGCTAAAAGCACGCAGTCAAAAAGGTTTGATTTTGAAGCTGATAAAATTGAAAACTATGGAAGTTTAACATTTAATTTGACTAATGCCCCATCTTCAAAATATTGGATTCAGCTACTCGATGCTTCTGAAAAAGCGGTTTATCAAAAGTATACGAGTGGAAGCACGGTTGTGTTTAATGTTGTAAAACCGGGTGAATACATTGTAAAAATATTAGTTGATAATAATGGTAATAAGCATTGGGATGAAGCTGATTTTGTAAATCAGACTTTTGCAGAAGACTCCTACCTTTACTATAAAATGGTGATCGCAAGACCTCTCTGGGAATCTAAAGAAGATTGGGATTTAAATGATAAAAGGGTTTTTGACGGAATTAAAGCAACAAAACCTGCAACAAAGGATGAGGAGCAAATACCAACAAACATCAATAAGAACAATATTACACCAGGTAACAGCAACCGTACAAGATTGAATGAAACACCCCGCCCATTAACCCGATAA
- a CDS encoding heme-binding domain-containing protein: MKTFKKIIFWVLVSFALIQFVPTDKTNKPIDKKVNFIDVKKSPPKVVTLLKNACYDCHSNETVYPKYAYIAPFSWSVKDHVNEGREHLNFSLWNSYNKDLKESMLTKTVQTLENKSMPLPAYIIYHEDANLTDVERGVLSNYFKEILKSKSY; encoded by the coding sequence ATGAAAACGTTTAAAAAAATAATTTTCTGGGTTCTGGTGTCCTTTGCATTGATTCAGTTTGTACCAACCGACAAAACCAATAAGCCCATTGATAAGAAAGTCAATTTTATTGATGTAAAAAAATCACCGCCGAAAGTTGTGACTTTACTAAAGAACGCTTGTTATGACTGTCATTCAAATGAGACAGTATATCCGAAGTACGCTTATATCGCCCCTTTTTCATGGTCTGTGAAAGATCACGTTAACGAAGGTAGGGAACATCTTAATTTTTCTTTGTGGAATAGCTACAATAAAGATTTAAAAGAAAGTATGCTTACAAAAACGGTACAGACTCTTGAGAATAAATCGATGCCATTGCCGGCGTATATTATTTATCACGAAGATGCCAATTTAACCGATGTGGAAAGGGGTGTTTTGAGTAATTATTTTAAAGAAATTTTGAAATCTAAATCTTATTAG
- a CDS encoding NUDIX hydrolase, translating to MKILKFCPSCGKESLNWDGEKKWSCPNCNFRLYNNVAGAVAVVIRCGDEIYLTRRNQEPKKGKLDLAGGFVDPKESAEKTCKRELFEELQLEINVENLKYLTSLPNIYQYKEIDYNTIDLFFEYRVSEKFEVKIELSEISEVQWIPVKEMNLDELAFDSQKIFFKEYLKTF from the coding sequence ATGAAAATATTGAAATTTTGTCCAAGTTGCGGCAAAGAATCATTGAATTGGGACGGCGAAAAAAAATGGAGCTGTCCCAATTGCAATTTCAGGTTATACAATAATGTTGCAGGCGCCGTTGCAGTAGTAATCCGCTGTGGTGATGAAATATATCTTACGAGAAGAAATCAGGAACCTAAAAAGGGAAAGCTTGATCTTGCAGGCGGTTTTGTAGATCCAAAAGAAAGCGCAGAAAAAACATGTAAACGAGAACTTTTTGAGGAACTGCAGCTTGAAATAAATGTTGAAAACCTAAAGTATCTCACCAGTCTGCCCAATATTTATCAATACAAAGAAATTGATTACAATACCATTGATTTATTTTTTGAATACCGTGTTTCAGAAAAATTTGAGGTGAAAATCGAACTTTCAGAAATATCAGAAGTTCAATGGATTCCAGTTAAAGAAATGAATTTGGATGAACTTGCTTTTGATTCGCAAAAAATATTTTTTAAAGAATATTTAAAAACATTTTAA
- the xerD gene encoding site-specific tyrosine recombinase XerD — protein MTWDEKIKDFEMFLRFERNFSENTLDAYVRDIKKLKDYAEEDLDNVGPDVIAYENLQEYIFTLSKQKFSERSQARWISSIKAFFRFLLEDEIRDDNPSALLEGPKLGLYLPDTLSLSDITKIIDAIDQNSDLGKRNHCIIEVLYGCGLRVSELIDIKISNINFKENYIKIVGKGNKTRFVPLAEYTADLLLAYIKEVRSSIKINKKYEDTLFLNSRGTSMSRVIVFIIIKELTDKAGVSKKISPHTFRHSFATHLLQNGADLRFIQEMLGHSSITTTEVYTHLKTEELRDVILTFHPRNKAKIIE, from the coding sequence ATGACTTGGGATGAAAAAATTAAAGATTTCGAAATGTTTCTAAGGTTTGAGAGAAATTTTTCAGAAAACACACTCGACGCTTACGTGCGCGACATCAAAAAACTAAAAGATTACGCAGAGGAAGATCTTGATAATGTAGGACCAGATGTAATTGCCTACGAAAATCTTCAAGAGTATATCTTCACTCTTTCTAAACAAAAATTCAGCGAAAGATCACAAGCGAGATGGATTTCATCTATAAAAGCATTTTTCAGATTCCTTCTGGAAGATGAGATTCGTGATGATAATCCTTCAGCATTACTGGAAGGCCCGAAATTAGGTCTGTATCTTCCGGATACTTTAAGTCTTTCTGATATCACTAAAATTATCGATGCCATAGACCAAAATTCAGATCTTGGCAAAAGAAATCACTGCATTATTGAAGTCTTATATGGATGCGGATTGCGCGTGTCTGAACTGATTGATATCAAAATATCTAATATCAATTTTAAAGAAAATTATATCAAGATAGTTGGTAAAGGAAACAAAACCCGTTTTGTACCTTTAGCTGAATATACCGCAGATTTACTTTTAGCTTATATAAAAGAAGTGCGTTCTTCGATAAAAATAAATAAAAAATATGAAGACACTTTGTTTCTGAATAGCAGAGGCACATCAATGTCTAGAGTAATTGTATTTATTATCATTAAAGAACTTACAGACAAAGCCGGAGTAAGCAAAAAAATATCGCCACATACATTCAGGCATTCGTTTGCGACCCATCTTTTGCAGAATGGTGCAGATCTTCGTTTTATTCAGGAAATGCTGGGACATTCAAGCATTACCACAACTGAAGTTTATACCCATCTGAAAACCGAAGAGCTTCGTGATGTAATCTTAACATTCCATCCGAGAAATAAGGCTAAAATTATTGAATGA
- a CDS encoding deoxycytidylate deaminase — protein MQEYNKFDKAYLKMALEWAKLSYCERKQVGALIVKDRMIISDGYNGTPSGSENCCEDENGQTHWYVLHAEANAILKLAGSTQSARGATLYLTLSPCKDCSKLILQAGIEKLVFINAYSDNEGISFLKKHGIEIIQVSENELKI, from the coding sequence ATGCAGGAGTATAATAAGTTTGACAAAGCTTATCTTAAAATGGCCCTCGAATGGGCAAAACTTTCCTACTGTGAAAGGAAACAAGTAGGAGCTCTTATCGTAAAAGATAGGATGATTATTTCAGATGGTTATAATGGCACTCCCTCTGGATCAGAAAACTGCTGTGAAGACGAAAACGGGCAAACTCACTGGTACGTCCTGCACGCAGAAGCAAATGCGATTTTAAAACTAGCCGGATCAACGCAATCAGCAAGAGGAGCAACTTTATATCTTACGCTCTCACCCTGTAAAGATTGCAGTAAGCTGATACTACAGGCAGGAATTGAAAAACTCGTGTTCATCAATGCTTATTCTGATAATGAAGGAATATCATTTTTAAAAAAACACGGAATTGAAATAATACAGGTTTCCGAGAATGAATTAAAAATTTAA
- a CDS encoding enoyl-CoA hydratase-related protein translates to MSYENIIINTEDRIAIITINRPESLNALNAQTIIEISSALDKLGSDREVRVIILTGSGEKSFVAGADIKEFSDFNREKAEELARKGHSFLFNKIENLSKPVIAAINGFALGGGLELAMSCHIRYASENAKLGLPEVTLGLIPGYGGTQRLPKLVGKGLANEMIFSAKMISAQKAKEIGLVNEVYPIEELLTKTKELAKIIANNSPMAISKAIHATNLSDTDEGFETEIKYFGELFEMDDKKEGVSAFIEKRKPNF, encoded by the coding sequence ATGAGTTACGAGAATATAATAATAAACACGGAAGACAGGATTGCAATCATCACAATTAACAGACCTGAAAGTCTAAATGCACTTAATGCACAGACAATAATAGAAATCAGTTCTGCGTTAGATAAGCTAGGGTCTGATCGTGAAGTACGAGTTATTATATTGACAGGAAGTGGAGAAAAATCCTTTGTAGCAGGAGCCGACATCAAAGAATTCAGTGATTTTAATCGGGAAAAAGCTGAAGAGTTAGCAAGAAAAGGCCACAGTTTTCTTTTTAATAAAATTGAAAATTTATCTAAGCCAGTAATTGCTGCGATAAATGGTTTTGCGTTAGGAGGAGGTTTAGAATTGGCAATGTCTTGCCATATCAGATATGCATCAGAAAATGCTAAACTTGGTCTTCCGGAAGTCACCTTAGGATTAATTCCCGGATATGGAGGTACGCAAAGACTTCCAAAATTGGTAGGAAAAGGATTAGCAAATGAGATGATTTTCTCAGCTAAAATGATTTCTGCACAAAAAGCAAAAGAAATAGGCCTGGTAAATGAAGTTTACCCAATTGAAGAATTGTTAACAAAAACAAAAGAGTTAGCTAAGATCATAGCAAACAATTCTCCAATGGCAATTTCTAAAGCAATACATGCCACCAATCTATCTGACACAGATGAAGGCTTTGAAACCGAGATCAAATATTTCGGAGAGCTTTTTGAAATGGACGATAAAAAAGAAGGAGTTTCAGCTTTCATTGAAAAAAGAAAGCCTAACTTCTAA